From a region of the Pogona vitticeps strain Pit_001003342236 chromosome 7, PviZW2.1, whole genome shotgun sequence genome:
- the ERRFI1 gene encoding ERBB receptor feedback inhibitor 1 isoform X1 — protein sequence MRVERWEGHAECRLCPLGSHSSRVPGAVRGRRDGDPGKGAMSTASIASQDMRIPLEGAFLPHRQGLEGLPSCWNSHSDRRLEKTFFEVDPVTMAYGLNASAEQPSGPTAHVLCPGSEKGPSRPEHSQPVLPLKPGGPRKEPGSDPEEGALLPGFGRLSLGPSSVSDRTPPHTPVKKGGPAGFLFPPGPSGDRSVRPLPPLPVAPKDFLRDEMDREVEFLTSSDTDPLLADSSLAFQPSAQGRRSFRGCGQINYAYADTPGAPTLEEPPSGCPQPSSCPPPPPPPPPPQLHRRLRRSHSGPAGSFHKPVVRVSSHLRQASPCSDDDKPEVPPRVPIPPRALKPDYRRWSAEVASSAYSDEDKPPKVPPREPLSRSSSRTPSPKSLPSYLKGIMPPTQSFAPDPKYVSNKALQRQHSEGSAHRIPCILPIIENGRKVSSTHYYLLPERPPYLDRYEKFFQEAEEAAAVPEGPLLWDERDDNVEEVVAAAAAVTDALAAPVKRKHFSCVVSP from the exons ATGCGCGTTGAGCGCTGGGAGGGACATGCCGAGTGCCGGCTCTGCCCTTTGG gAAGCCACAGCAGCCGGGTGCCTGGCGCGGTGAGAGGGCGGCGCGACGGCGATCCGGGCAAGGGCGCCATGTCTACGGCAAGCATCGCATCCCAAGATATGAGGATCCCCCTGGAGGGGGCCTTCCTCCCCCACCGGCAGGGCCTCGAGGGGCTGCCGAGCTGCTGGAACAGCCACAGCGACCGCCGGCTGGAAAA gACGTTCTTCGAGGTGGATCCTGTGACAATGGCTTACGGGCTCAACGCATCAGCCGAGCAGCCCTCAGGACCCACGG CTCATGTTTTGTGTCCCGGCTCTGAAAAAGGTCCCAGCCGCCCCGAGCACAGCCAGCCCGTCCTGCCTCTGAAGCCCGGCGGCCCAAGGAAGGAGCCAGGATCCGACCCGGAGGAGGGGGCCCTCCTGCCGGGCTTCGGCAGACTTTCTCTGGGCCCGAGCAGCGTTTCCGACAGGACCCCTCCCCACACGCCGGTCAAGAAGGGCGGGCCCGCGGGCTTCCTTTTCCCTCCCGGGCCATCGGGGGACCGGAGCGTCCGGCCTCTGCCCCCTCTCCCCGTCGCCCCGAAGGACTTTCTGCGGGACGAAATGGACCGGGAGGTGGAGTTCTTGACCAGTTCGGACACCGACCCTCTGCTCGCGGACAGTAGCCTGGCTTTCCAGCCCTCCGCGCAGGGCAGGCGAAGCTTCCGGGGCTGCGGGCAGATCAACTATGCGTATGCAGACACCCCTGGCGCGCCGACCCTGGAGGAGCCCCCCTCCGGCTGCCCCCAGCCGAGCTCTTGCCCACCCCCTCCgccaccccctccaccccctcAGCTCCACCGGAGACTGAGGCGCTCCCATTCGGGGCCCGCCGGCTCCTTCCATAAGCCCGTGGTCCGGGTGAGCAGCCACCTCCGGCAGGCCTCGCCCTGTTCGGATGATGACAAACCCGAAGTCCCGCCTCGGGTCCCGATTCCTCCCCGGGCGCTCAAGCCAGACTATCGGAGGTGGTCTGCCGAGGTTGCCTCCAGTGCTTACAGCGACGAAGATAAGCCCCCCAAAGTACCCCCGAGGGAGCCCCTCTCCCGGAGCAGCTCTCGCACCCCGAGCCCCAAAAGCTTGCCCTCGTACCTCAAAGGCATCATGCCTCCGACGCAGAGCTTTGCCCCGGATCCCAAGTACGTCAGCAACAAAGCCCTCCAGAGGCAGCACAGCGAGGGGTCCGCCCACCGCATCCCCTGCATCCTCCCCATCATCGAGAACGGCCGCAAGGTCAGCTCCACGCATTACTACCTGTTGCCTGAAAGACCCCCCTACCTGGACAGGTACGAGAAGTTCTTCCAAGAAGCGGAAGAGGCTGCAGCCGTGCCGGAGGGGCCGCTCCTGTGGGATGAGAGAGACGACAAcgtggaggaggtggtggcggccGCTGCCGCCGTCACAGACGCTCTGGCTGCTCCCGTGAAGCGCAAACACTTCTCCTGCGTGGTTTCTCCATAG
- the ERRFI1 gene encoding ERBB receptor feedback inhibitor 1 isoform X2, producing MGGDREGGAASPCRGGSHSSRVPGAVRGRRDGDPGKGAMSTASIASQDMRIPLEGAFLPHRQGLEGLPSCWNSHSDRRLEKTFFEVDPVTMAYGLNASAEQPSGPTAHVLCPGSEKGPSRPEHSQPVLPLKPGGPRKEPGSDPEEGALLPGFGRLSLGPSSVSDRTPPHTPVKKGGPAGFLFPPGPSGDRSVRPLPPLPVAPKDFLRDEMDREVEFLTSSDTDPLLADSSLAFQPSAQGRRSFRGCGQINYAYADTPGAPTLEEPPSGCPQPSSCPPPPPPPPPPQLHRRLRRSHSGPAGSFHKPVVRVSSHLRQASPCSDDDKPEVPPRVPIPPRALKPDYRRWSAEVASSAYSDEDKPPKVPPREPLSRSSSRTPSPKSLPSYLKGIMPPTQSFAPDPKYVSNKALQRQHSEGSAHRIPCILPIIENGRKVSSTHYYLLPERPPYLDRYEKFFQEAEEAAAVPEGPLLWDERDDNVEEVVAAAAAVTDALAAPVKRKHFSCVVSP from the exons ATGGGGGGAGATAGGGAGGGAGGCGCCGCATCTCCGTGCAGAGGAG gAAGCCACAGCAGCCGGGTGCCTGGCGCGGTGAGAGGGCGGCGCGACGGCGATCCGGGCAAGGGCGCCATGTCTACGGCAAGCATCGCATCCCAAGATATGAGGATCCCCCTGGAGGGGGCCTTCCTCCCCCACCGGCAGGGCCTCGAGGGGCTGCCGAGCTGCTGGAACAGCCACAGCGACCGCCGGCTGGAAAA gACGTTCTTCGAGGTGGATCCTGTGACAATGGCTTACGGGCTCAACGCATCAGCCGAGCAGCCCTCAGGACCCACGG CTCATGTTTTGTGTCCCGGCTCTGAAAAAGGTCCCAGCCGCCCCGAGCACAGCCAGCCCGTCCTGCCTCTGAAGCCCGGCGGCCCAAGGAAGGAGCCAGGATCCGACCCGGAGGAGGGGGCCCTCCTGCCGGGCTTCGGCAGACTTTCTCTGGGCCCGAGCAGCGTTTCCGACAGGACCCCTCCCCACACGCCGGTCAAGAAGGGCGGGCCCGCGGGCTTCCTTTTCCCTCCCGGGCCATCGGGGGACCGGAGCGTCCGGCCTCTGCCCCCTCTCCCCGTCGCCCCGAAGGACTTTCTGCGGGACGAAATGGACCGGGAGGTGGAGTTCTTGACCAGTTCGGACACCGACCCTCTGCTCGCGGACAGTAGCCTGGCTTTCCAGCCCTCCGCGCAGGGCAGGCGAAGCTTCCGGGGCTGCGGGCAGATCAACTATGCGTATGCAGACACCCCTGGCGCGCCGACCCTGGAGGAGCCCCCCTCCGGCTGCCCCCAGCCGAGCTCTTGCCCACCCCCTCCgccaccccctccaccccctcAGCTCCACCGGAGACTGAGGCGCTCCCATTCGGGGCCCGCCGGCTCCTTCCATAAGCCCGTGGTCCGGGTGAGCAGCCACCTCCGGCAGGCCTCGCCCTGTTCGGATGATGACAAACCCGAAGTCCCGCCTCGGGTCCCGATTCCTCCCCGGGCGCTCAAGCCAGACTATCGGAGGTGGTCTGCCGAGGTTGCCTCCAGTGCTTACAGCGACGAAGATAAGCCCCCCAAAGTACCCCCGAGGGAGCCCCTCTCCCGGAGCAGCTCTCGCACCCCGAGCCCCAAAAGCTTGCCCTCGTACCTCAAAGGCATCATGCCTCCGACGCAGAGCTTTGCCCCGGATCCCAAGTACGTCAGCAACAAAGCCCTCCAGAGGCAGCACAGCGAGGGGTCCGCCCACCGCATCCCCTGCATCCTCCCCATCATCGAGAACGGCCGCAAGGTCAGCTCCACGCATTACTACCTGTTGCCTGAAAGACCCCCCTACCTGGACAGGTACGAGAAGTTCTTCCAAGAAGCGGAAGAGGCTGCAGCCGTGCCGGAGGGGCCGCTCCTGTGGGATGAGAGAGACGACAAcgtggaggaggtggtggcggccGCTGCCGCCGTCACAGACGCTCTGGCTGCTCCCGTGAAGCGCAAACACTTCTCCTGCGTGGTTTCTCCATAG